A window of Oryza glaberrima chromosome 2, OglaRS2, whole genome shotgun sequence genomic DNA:
AATTGTGTGCTTTGGTGCTTGGTTCACTGTTGCACATCTGAtttttattgtttatatttGATTTATGGATGTATATACTTATGTTCATATCCATATGAACGGGTGGTTACTTGtatttaaaaatatctttaaattattttttactactCTCGTTATCAACTTCAACGTAAACTTATCAAATCATAAATAAAAGGGGAACATCCGATTTACTAGGTCAGTACATCAGGTCTGGGAGACTGGGAGACTTGTGAGCTCATTGAGGCTCGGCTCATTTCAGTTACGAGCTCATTTGCTAATCCAGCCAAACCGAGCCgagccatttttttttaaaaaaataggacTAAGGCTTTACAATTTGTTAGTGAAACTTATAAAATTTTCCCTAATGAATGTTTTCTTAGTTTATAGGTGGAAGTTTGGGTGTGTCTAGATCTTGGGTgcctgattcttttttttttgaaaattttagtcATTTTTATGATCCGTTAGATGAAAATACAATGTTTCTCATCAATGGTTAAACAATAAAGTATTGTAATaataaatttacaaaattaaatGAAACAAACATATAACTCATAAAAATCTACAAAATTGTGTGTGTTTTGGATTATGCAAAGGCCATAAGTATGTATGGTTCTATCAACTTAATGTAATCGTCTGATATTAATAAAAGCTttcctttataaaaaaataaacttagataaaaataaagcataataatatataaaaaaaaactgcagtTAAAATAAAGGTTGCAATGAGTAATGCTGCTATTAAGACGGGTGGCCGATGAAGTTTCATATCAATGTATGGGTGGTGCCTAAACACGGGAAGACTGCAAGGAtaaaagggttaatttgatccgtGCTATTATAAATGTCTATTCAGATAAATatcattacaattcgtctatttgTAGCTGTGCCACTCGAGAAAAGGGAGAGATACAAGCTCCTTGAGATGACTCATTTTGCTATTTCGCTGAGCAATTCTGGAAAGTTTGGCAGAGACCATGTAAGGGTCTGTGTTCATGGATGCTCCATCCCCTGCTGCAAAAGGTTGAGTGTTTTAGCTTGTGTCAAACTCCTGCTGTGATAAAATTCACGTTTCTGGTAATAGAAAACGGAGGAGGGCGGCCTGCCCTCTCTTGCTAAAAAATAACCCTAAAATTGCATAATGCACAAGCACAACACTGTAATTTTAGGTTTAgtaatatgtactccctctagttctatatttcatattataaatcgtttgacttttttagtcaaacttgattAAGTTTAAcgaagtttatagaaaaatttagttATATCTagaatatcaaattagtttcattaaatctaacaattaatatattttgataatatatatgcttgttttgtgttgaaactacaactatatttttctataaacttgatcaaatttaattaagttttactAAGAAATAAgtcaaacaatttataatatagaacggagggagtaatttttagGTGCCTGAAATATAGCAAATATATGCAAGTgtttctataggaaaatttacttttatagacAAAACTGTTGAAACGGCCAGCTTACGAGAAAAACAGCGTCAATGGAAAAAACTGCACAAGATATTTTTCTACGTCTAGGTATATGTATGCATTGTGGtttaaacaattatataaaaattttatataaaaatttcataaaatttgacAAGATAAATTATGATGATATAAGATACCAGACAAGTCTAATTTTTGTCTACgatatgaagaaaaaaattacaaaatttatTTCTGTTCAACAAGTACTTTTCACCATCTGATTTTATTAATTGTTTGTCTAATTGTAAATTAAATTTAGCTTTACAGGTTTGTCTTTAGAattataagatttcaattaATGTAAAATTTTTCCTTGACCGTTCAAGTTGTATGCAAATAATGGATACCATTGTACCAAGTATAGAAAATCCTTGTCCGCCATGGCAAATGGGTGCAATTGCAAACACGCACCTATGTTCGGATTGATGCCAGTAGCAACCAAATATTCTTCTTCGGTTTGGAATTACTTTATCTTTTTAGATTTAGCTTTGTCCTGTCATcaatctatataaaatttaacaataaaataaactagTAAAAATATTTCCCACGGTGAATAAAAAAACCTTATGGTGTTTAACTATATAAATTTATGGTCAACATTAGAAATGTTTAACTTGGTACAAATATAAaacgataaataatttaaaaaggaGAGCACATATATAAATGAAGATAGCAAAGCATGTAAACCTTTTACACCCTAGAATTTTTCTTCTTGCAGAACATGCTGTACTCATATCTAGGTAAGTTCTATAATATTGTTCAATATTACTCAATACTTATACGTGTTGCTTAGGCAGGAGAGAACAAGAGCAGAGAAACGTCAAAAGGCGTTCATTTGTTATATAGTATTATCTCGCACCAATTAAGGAGGAAAACAGAAAGCAATACAAGCGCGACATACTTACgtctgcggcggccggcggacaCACATTTATTCGGATTAATTGGCGAGCAAGTTATAGTAGTACTGCGGCTGCGGTGTGGCTGCGCACGGCCGGCGATGCATGCACATGCGCGTCGCCGCGCGCTAGCTTCGTCCCGTGGCTTTCCAGAGTTCACACTACTTCATTATTGGGATTTCATTAGCCACTAATGCAGCAATCCAACAATGACCGAGCGATGGCTATATATACCCATCCAATCATCAGGAGATCACCAAGCAAACAGACATCACATAGAAGATCAACACAAAGCAACAGAGCAGTGTTGCTTTCAGAGATAGATAGCTCCAGATAATTAACTCGGTCATCAAGTCTCAAGGGCCTAGTTACAGAGTTATCCGATCATGACGACAGACATGGCCCCAGCTCGAGCGTTCGTGTTGGTGCTGCTCGCAGTCGCCAGTGCATCGACGGCCGCGGCCAAcacagcgacgacgacgcccacAAACCCGGTGGATGCGCCGACCCAGTGGCAGAAGGCGCACGCGACGTTCTACGGCGGCGCGGACGCGTCGGGGACGATGGGCGGGGCGTGCGGATACGGCAACCTGTACTCGCAGGGGTACGGCACGCGGAACGCGGCGCTGAGCACGGCGCTGTTCAACGACGGCGCGTCGTGCGGGCAGTGCTACAAGATCGCCTGCGACCGCAAGAGGGCGCCGCAGTGGTGCAAGCCCGGCGTCACCGTTACCATCACCGCCACCAATTTCTGCCCGCCCAACTGGAACCTGCCCAGTGACAATGGTGGCTGGTGCAACCCACCACGGCCGCACTTTGACATGGCACAGCCGGCTTGGGAGAAGATCGGCATCTACAGCGCAGGCATCATACCGGTCATCTATCAAAGGTACCAATAAAAATGCATACTCCAATTGTTTTGGACATTATGGAGAGAACAGTACATATCCTGACCGCTGCTTCCATATGAAAATATCCTACTCTTGCGATGATTTCTACAGGGTTCCTTGCGTGAAGAAGGGTGGCCTGCGGTTCACCATTAACGGTCACGACTACTTCCAGCTAGTACTGGTGACCAACGTCGCGGCGGCAGGGTCAATCAAGTCCATGGAGGTTATGGGTTCCAACACAGCGGACTGGATGCCGATGGCACGTAACTGGGGCGCCCAATGGCATTCACTGGCCTACCTCACCGGTCAAGGTCTATCCTTTAGGGTCACCAACACAGATGACCAAACGCTCGTCTTCACCAACGTCGTGCCACCAGGATGGAAGTTTGGCCAGATATTTGCAAGCAAGCTGCAGTTCAAGTGAGAGGAGAAGCCTGAATTGATACCGGAGCGCGCGTTTCTTTTGGGAGTAACATCTCTGGTTGCCTAGCAAACATATGATTGTATATAAGTTTCGTTGTGCGTTTATTCTTTCTGTGTGTAAAATAACATACATGCTTTCCTGATATtttcttgtatatatatatatacacacgacAAATCCTTCCATTTCTATTATTATTGAACAATTTAATCGATCGCGAGGGCAAGTACTTGtctctttactttttttttcagatggcaTTTTATAGTTTAACCCTTCATGGACAGGCGGTAGTTTTAACAATGAATGAAAAGAAATCGTAGTCCACACCACGCAGGGACATTGTGGTCATTTTAGACAAGACGATTTGATTATTGTCTTGTATGATATGGTCGATAGTGAGAACTAACAAACATATGGCATATTTTATTACCGGCGAGTTAAACAAATTTATGTCACATTAATAAACTGCCTAATAAATGCACGCCGGAATatataatgataaaaaaaaagaaaagatacatAAGTCCATTGCttctacttttttaaaaaataaatccaacattttctattttttggtAACTAAACTTGGAAGTACTAGTTGGATATGCAAAATCATCTAGCTTCCATATATTTCATCAATTTGTTTACTTTACATATGGGAGAGGATAGTATGTCAAAGAAAATGACAACAAGCTTACAAGTTTCTTATTTTAAAAGTTCCGCTAACTTATCAAGCATAGTGTGCCACGCAAAACTGACAACAAACCAACAAATTTAAGGAACACCTAACTTATCATCTATGACATACCGCACAAAATGATAACATAGTAGAGAAACTTTATTGCACAAAAGGAAATTTATCCATAAGGCAAAGGAACATCTTATATATACATTTACCAACAAGCATTGTTTGTATTACCCCTAAAGCGCAAGACATGTCATCCATGAGTCATAGTGTGTATATCTCAACATTGCAAAGCTACCTTTTTTCTATTATACTTTTCGCATTATAGGCTAGATATTATCTATACATGTCAACAAACTCTATCCCTACGTCATATCTGAAGATTCTTTTCTTCACTATATAAGTTGGCTTCCCAGTCATTGAACTCACATCAACCAGCCCAAGTTTCCAATAACATCCTCAAATAGCTATGGCGACCATAGCTTTCTCTCGGTTATCTATCTACTTTTGTGTTCTTCTCCTATGTCATGGCTCTATGGCCCAGCTATTTGGTCCGAACGTAAATCCATGGCACAACCCTCGGCAAGGAGGTTTTAGGGAGTGTAGATTTGATAGACTACAAGCATTTGAACCACTTCGGAGAGTGAGGTCAGAAGCCGGGGTTACAGAGTACTTTGATGAGAAGAATGAACAATTCCAGTGCACAGGTACATTTGTCATCCGACGTGTCATTGAGCCTCAAGGCCTTCTGGTACCTCGATACAGCAATACTCCTGGCATGGTCTACATCATCCAAGGTTTGTATAGCAGAATACATTGTTCATATGGCTACAAATTATGCTTCTCCATGTTACAATAATGTCATTTTAGGTTATATCCACCTGACATGGACATTTCTAACTTTCAGGGAGAGGTTCTATGGGATTAACTTTCCCCGGCTGCCCAGCAACCTACCAACAACAATTCCAACAATTCTTGCCTGAAGGCCAAAGCCAGAGCCAAAAATTTAGGGATGAGCACCAAAAGATCCACCAATTTAGACAAGGAGATATCGTTGCACTGCCAGCTGGTGTTGCGCATTGGTTCTACAATGAAGGCGATGCACCAGTTGTTGCTCTATATGTCTTCGACTTAAACAACAACGCTAATCAGCTTGAACCAAGGCAGAAGGTAACTAAATTTCTTCACCATTTTtgtttctcattgtcatatatatgaatatgttgCAGTTCATGTGGCAAAACTTTATCATTGATTCCCACTGATAAAAATTTTAGGAGTTCTTATTGGCGGGTAACAACAACAGGGAGCAACAAATGTATGGTCGCTCAATCGAGCAACACTCTGGGCAAAACATATTTAGCGGTTTCAACAATGAGCTACTAAGTGAGGCCTTAGGCGTCAATGCATTGGTAGCAAAGAGGCTACAAGGCCAAAACGACCAAAGAGGAGAGATCATACGGGTAAAGAATGGCCTTAAACTGTTGAGACCTGCTTTTGCACAACAACAGGAACAAGCACAACAGCAGGAACAAGCACAAGCTCAATACCAAGTTCAGTACAGTGAAGAACAACAACCATCTACGCGTTGCAACGGTTTAGATGAGAACTTCTGCACAATCAAGGCGAGGTTGAACATCGAAAATCCTAGCCGTGCTGATTCTTACAACCCACGTGCTGGAAGGATCACACGTCTCAACAGTCAGAAGTTCCCCATTCTTAACCTTGTACAATTGAGTGCTACTAGAGTAAATCTATACCAGGTATTTATCAAAGTGGAGTTTTGTTcactctccatctctctccccctatctttctataaaaatagttttatcTGTGCCACCATTTATATATAACATTGTTCTCTACTCTCTACAGAATGCTATTCTCTCTCCGTTTTGGAACGTTAATGCCCATAGCCTGGTGTATATTGTTCAAGGGCATGCTCGAGTTCAGGTCGTTAGTAACCTTGGAAAGACGGTATTCAATGGCGTTCTACGTCCAGGTCAATTGCTGATCATTCCGCAACACTACGCTGTCTTGAA
This region includes:
- the LOC127761291 gene encoding expansin-A23, whose translation is MTTDMAPARAFVLVLLAVASASTAAANTATTTPTNPVDAPTQWQKAHATFYGGADASGTMGGACGYGNLYSQGYGTRNAALSTALFNDGASCGQCYKIACDRKRAPQWCKPGVTVTITATNFCPPNWNLPSDNGGWCNPPRPHFDMAQPAWEKIGIYSAGIIPVIYQRVPCVKKGGLRFTINGHDYFQLVLVTNVAAAGSIKSMEVMGSNTADWMPMARNWGAQWHSLAYLTGQGLSFRVTNTDDQTLVFTNVVPPGWKFGQIFASKLQFK
- the LOC127763811 gene encoding glutelin type-B 4; the encoded protein is MATIAFSRLSIYFCVLLLCHGSMAQLFGPNVNPWHNPRQGGFRECRFDRLQAFEPLRRVRSEAGVTEYFDEKNEQFQCTGTFVIRRVIEPQGLLVPRYSNTPGMVYIIQGRGSMGLTFPGCPATYQQQFQQFLPEGQSQSQKFRDEHQKIHQFRQGDIVALPAGVAHWFYNEGDAPVVALYVFDLNNNANQLEPRQKEFLLAGNNNREQQMYGRSIEQHSGQNIFSGFNNELLSEALGVNALVAKRLQGQNDQRGEIIRVKNGLKLLRPAFAQQQEQAQQQEQAQAQYQVQYSEEQQPSTRCNGLDENFCTIKARLNIENPSRADSYNPRAGRITRLNSQKFPILNLVQLSATRVNLYQNAILSPFWNVNAHSLVYIVQGHARVQVVSNLGKTVFNGVLRPGQLLIIPQHYAVLKKAEHEGCQYISFKTNANSMVSHLAGKNSIFRAMPVDVIANAYRISREQARSLKNNRGEELGAFTPRYQQQTYPGFSNESENEASE